GTTATTCTAAGATTGTATTTCAATTTTACTGCTCTCCATTTCATTAGGTAGTCACAATGAAATGCCTTATTTCCCGGCATCCACTCTAATGGTGACTTAGCACCTTTAGCTTGATTTGAATTATCTTCTACCGCTAATAAGTTTTCAAAATCATTCGCAAAAGCCCGCTTTTGTTCTCGAGTCCAATTAGCCGCACCTGTTTCATGTGCATGAGCTAGAGGAACTACGTGATCAATGTCTAAATCAGATGCTTTAGTAAAAACCTGTAAAGTATATGGATCTAACCATTCACCCCATGAAACATTACAGCCTTTATTTCTTTTGAATTTTACAGGAACTCGAGAGTCGCGGATCAGTATCTCAGCTCGAGTATCTTGGCAGTCAGAGTCTGCATCTACCCAGTGAGGCCAATCTTTTCTGTTGTAATTTGTTAAAAGCGGCGGAGATGATGTTGAGATTACTGAAGTAGATTTGTTTGTGTAGGACTTTGTCTTTGAACCATGACAGTGATAGCCACCATTTTTGCGATCATTGTGGCAGCCTTCTGAATTCGTTCGCCCACTATGAGCTGCAGACGATAAAGAAGTCAGCGTTAGAAATATTAAAGTTAATATTTTCATTCATACTTCCTAAGAACTAACTTGACAAATTCTTGATCTTAGATAACTTTTTATCATAACCATATAAAATAATTTAAATTAAATTTAGTGCATATGAAATTGCTAGGTAATTCCTTTAAGCAAACTAAATATAGCTTATGACACTAGATACATTGTAAATGCCAATCAAATTTACAAGCTATTTTTTAGCATAAATTTAATAATTTCAAAGAGGGATTTTATGCATTTTAAGCTATCATTGATAAGCCTGCTTCTTCTAGGCTGCTCTCCAAACAATGAAGAAATTAAAAATCAAGCAACAAAAAAAGAAGACGAGATAAATCTACATAAAATAGCGAATGCAATAAATAAAATCTTTGAGTATCAGTCCCTTACTTATCATGTTAAACCTGTTTTTCATCAAACTGATTGTACTGTTATTAGCTATGAATATTGGGAAAAGAAAGACATAATTAATCAACAACACCAAATTCAAACTGAAATTAATCTAAATAATGCAAATTTTAAATATCATGGTGCTTGGGATGAAGATACGCCCTTTAGTTTTTTAGTAACGTGCAATAAATCAAATTGCTTGACAAGTACAAACACCCCTCATCATCCGAACTATGACAGAAATTGGAAATATAATTTAGAAGAACTTCTACTTCCAGTGGGTAGTAAAAACACTGCTAATGAATTGCAAGCTTTGATCAATGCTTACATAAATATGTGCAAGTCTAAAGAAATCGAAAATCGTGAATTAATTAAGTTACTTTTATCTAATAAAGATAATATTGACGTTAGATTACTTAAAGCGGTTGCATATGATGACATAAAAGAAGCAGAAAATTTACTTAAAAACGGTGCAAATATTAACTACGAGAATGATTCAGGCGAAGGCTTGCTACATATAGCTTATCGCAATTACAGTATGACTAAGTTTTTACTTGAAAATGGAATTAACGTTAATCAGAAAAATTACAGAGGAAATACAGTTTTACATAGATCAGTGACCAATGATTCAGAAGGGCTTAAGTTTTCAAAGTTGTACATATCCTATAGCGCTGATCCAAACATAAAAAATATCGATAATCAAAGTGCAATGGACTTTGCTCGCTTACATAGAAATGCTGCATCTAATTATTTATTAGGCAAATACAATACAGGTAACAGCAAGCTAGTTCGTAAGTGGACTACTGACGATGTCAATAATTATGAATTTAGTTGTACAAATGGAAAGAGTGTATATATCCGAGCAGAAAGCCACAGCATGGACATTATTAATTATACTAATGGGTATGGCTACACATCTACAGATATAAACAAAGCTGTGTCAAACGCATGTAAAAACTAACTTTTAAGTAGTCTCATCTTTGTTCATCCACTATGAGAAACTGAGGACTTTAATTGAAGTTAAAGAAAGAGGCTTGACTATATACCGTCATTTTGTGTAGTTTTATGTGGTCCGCATTTATAAACTGATGGTACTTGCTTTTTTCACAGTTTTATTCTTTTAGGACACTCCATTTGTGGAGGCCCTCTACCCAAGGGTCAGAAGATTTGGACAATTGAAGTAGGTCCAATAATAGTATTGGACCTACTTTTGATTGAGATTAAATTAGGCTTTTATAAGTTTATAACTTATCACGAAAGCAAATCAGATTACTTACATATGAACACTTGATCTTTGCCCCTCTTTTTTGCTTGATAGACAGCTTCATCCGCATGTCTAATTGAGGCAATAATAGTTTCGTTATAATTCAACTGACTAATACCTGCAGAAAATGTAAAGTTCACCTTAGCATTTAAGTAAACTATGGAGCAGTCATGAACAGATTTTGAAATTCTCTCCA
Above is a window of Pseudoalteromonas shioyasakiensis DNA encoding:
- a CDS encoding ankyrin repeat domain-containing protein → MHFKLSLISLLLLGCSPNNEEIKNQATKKEDEINLHKIANAINKIFEYQSLTYHVKPVFHQTDCTVISYEYWEKKDIINQQHQIQTEINLNNANFKYHGAWDEDTPFSFLVTCNKSNCLTSTNTPHHPNYDRNWKYNLEELLLPVGSKNTANELQALINAYINMCKSKEIENRELIKLLLSNKDNIDVRLLKAVAYDDIKEAENLLKNGANINYENDSGEGLLHIAYRNYSMTKFLLENGINVNQKNYRGNTVLHRSVTNDSEGLKFSKLYISYSADPNIKNIDNQSAMDFARLHRNAASNYLLGKYNTGNSKLVRKWTTDDVNNYEFSCTNGKSVYIRAESHSMDIINYTNGYGYTSTDINKAVSNACKN
- a CDS encoding HNH endonuclease gives rise to the protein MKILTLIFLTLTSLSSAAHSGRTNSEGCHNDRKNGGYHCHGSKTKSYTNKSTSVISTSSPPLLTNYNRKDWPHWVDADSDCQDTRAEILIRDSRVPVKFKRNKGCNVSWGEWLDPYTLQVFTKASDLDIDHVVPLAHAHETGAANWTREQKRAFANDFENLLAVEDNSNQAKGAKSPLEWMPGNKAFHCDYLMKWRAVKLKYNLRITIKEAEFLVSKLSNCEAYRAKFL